A genomic region of Miscanthus floridulus cultivar M001 chromosome 3, ASM1932011v1, whole genome shotgun sequence contains the following coding sequences:
- the LOC136541573 gene encoding UPF0613 protein PB24D3.06c-like — translation MTSPAPTSWFSGLARSSSSTMAGGVASAPASASASASLPDAPKSVVVGAGPGGGKRNQLRGALFKYGPKSAQVAFRTGDFNHQVIFIGGLTDGLLATDYLEPLSLALEVEKWSLVQPLLSSSYTGYGISSLEQDALELDQLISYLINKENSEGVILLGHSTGCQDIVHYMRTNFACSKAVSGVILQAPVSDREYRATLPETAEMIDLAAKMISEGRGMDLMPREANPDAPITAYRYHSLCSYMGDDDMFSSDLSEDQLRQRLGHMSTTQCQVIFSMGDEYVPEYVDKEALVDRLCRALGGAEKVEIEWGNHALSNRVQEAVRAIVDFVKREGPKGWDDPWS, via the exons ATGACCTCGCCGGCCCCGACCTCCTGGTTCTCCGGCCTcgcgcgctcctcctcctccaccatggccggcggcgtcgcCTCCGCCCCCGCCtccgcgtccgcgtccgcgtccCTCCCCGACGCGCCCAAGTCCGTCGTGGTCGGCGCCGGCCCCGGAGGAGGCAAGCGGAATCAGCTCCGCGGGGCGCTGTTCAAGTACGGCCCCAAATCCGCGCAG GTAGCATTCAGGACTGGTGATTTTAACCATCAGGTGATCTTCATTGGTGGCCTCACAGATGGGCTTTTAGCTACTGA TTACTTGGAACCATTGTCACTTGCATTGGAAGTTGAGAAATGGTCCTTGGTACAGCCATTGCTTTCTTCATCATACACTGGATATGGAATTTCCAGCTTAGAGCAA GATGCATTGGAACTAGATCAACTCATCAGTTAcctaataaataaagaaaattctGAAGGAGTAATATTGCTTGGTCATAGTACTGGATGCCAG GATATTGTGCATTATATGCGCACAAACTTTGCTTGTTCCAAAGCGGTTTCTGGGGTCATATTACAG GCTCCAGTAAGTGATAGGGAGTATAGAGCAACTCTTCCAGAAACAGCTGAAATGATAGACCTGGCAGCCAAAATGATTAGCGAGGGCCGTGGAATGGATTTGATGCCTAGAGAAGCAAACCCAGATGCTCCTATTACTGCCTACAG GTACCACTCCCTATGTTCATATATGGGTGATGATGACATGTTCAGTTCAGATCTAAGTgaagatcagctgaggcagagaCTTGGTCATATGTCAACCACACAGTGCCAG GTTATTTTTTCAATGGGGGATGAATATGTACCTGAATATGTTGATAAGGAGGCTCTAGTAGACAG ACTATGTAGAGCGCTGGGAGGTGCAGAGAAAGTTGAGATAGAATGGGGAAACCATGCTCTGTCCAATAGAGTGCAAGAAGCAGTTCGGGCCATTGTAGATTTTGTCAAGAGGGAGGGGCCCAAAGGCTGGGATGACCCATGGAGCTAG